The Nitrososphaerota archaeon genome has a segment encoding these proteins:
- a CDS encoding DEAD/DEAH box helicase: MNQFKALRLKPEILRSVDELGFKELFPIQARAIEPLLEGRDVIGQAHTGTGKTAAYSLPMLGKIDTRRAEVQGLILTPTRELAIQVAEEIKKFGKYLGVRVAAIYGGQGITVQINAFKRPVHIAVGTPGRLIDHIKRKTFNLDYARIVVIDEGDTMLDMGFLDDVEFILARTPKERQTSLFSATMPPEIIALSQRHLKDPVKILLSEKELGLEEIDQIYMNVQREYKIDTLRWLLDHFKMKQAIIFCNTKVMVSNLSERLQRYGYPALALHGDLRQSQRNLAMKRFREGGNIMLVATDVAARGIDVPQVTHIINYDIPLYPLLYFHRIGRTARAGRAGTAITLVTAREQQALQQIRSRTRIPIRELVHPFGYGPAKSESKRKEMKPNGRKRPRKGYWKNRPGRGSYRRRRFNRRA, from the coding sequence ATGAACCAGTTTAAGGCTTTGCGTCTTAAGCCTGAAATTCTCAGATCTGTGGACGAGCTTGGATTCAAGGAACTTTTCCCTATACAGGCTCGAGCTATAGAGCCCCTTTTGGAAGGAAGGGATGTAATAGGGCAAGCCCATACAGGTACTGGAAAGACTGCCGCCTACTCCCTACCAATGCTCGGTAAGATTGATACTCGCAGGGCAGAGGTGCAAGGACTAATATTAACGCCGACCCGAGAACTAGCAATTCAGGTAGCTGAAGAGATAAAGAAGTTTGGCAAATACTTGGGAGTCAGGGTGGCGGCAATTTATGGCGGTCAGGGCATAACTGTACAGATTAACGCCTTCAAGAGACCAGTTCACATAGCAGTTGGAACGCCGGGCAGGCTGATAGATCATATCAAGAGAAAGACCTTCAACCTAGACTATGCTAGAATTGTAGTAATAGACGAAGGTGATACTATGCTCGATATGGGTTTCTTGGATGATGTGGAGTTCATACTCGCCCGAACTCCTAAGGAGAGGCAGACCAGCCTCTTTTCAGCTACCATGCCTCCTGAGATCATCGCGTTATCCCAGAGACATCTAAAGGACCCAGTCAAGATCCTCCTCAGCGAAAAGGAGCTTGGGCTAGAAGAGATAGACCAAATCTACATGAATGTACAAAGGGAATATAAGATCGATACCTTACGTTGGCTCTTAGACCATTTCAAGATGAAGCAAGCGATCATCTTTTGCAACACCAAGGTGATGGTCAGCAATTTAAGTGAAAGGCTGCAGCGGTATGGATACCCTGCACTTGCCTTGCATGGAGATTTAAGGCAATCACAGAGAAACCTAGCAATGAAACGTTTCAGGGAAGGCGGGAATATTATGCTAGTAGCAACGGATGTAGCGGCAAGAGGAATAGATGTCCCCCAAGTAACTCATATAATCAACTACGACATACCACTATATCCCCTACTTTACTTTCACAGGATAGGAAGGACAGCTAGAGCTGGTAGAGCAGGAACCGCAATAACATTGGTGACGGCGAGAGAACAGCAAGCTTTGCAGCAGATCAGGTCGAGAACTAGGATACCCATCAGAGAACTGGTACACCCATTCGGATACGGACCAGCCAAATCCGAGTCTAAGAGGAAGGAGATGAAACCCAACGGGAGAAAGCGTCCAAGAAAGGGATATTGGAAGAATAGACCAGGAAGAGGAAGCTATAGGCGGCGAAGATTTAACAGGAGAGCTTGA